From the genome of Rhineura floridana isolate rRhiFlo1 chromosome 7, rRhiFlo1.hap2, whole genome shotgun sequence, one region includes:
- the NCL gene encoding nucleolin produces the protein MVKLAKNVKNQPKQKKMALPPPKEVDESGEDSSEEEDSSEEEMVPQKKAVTPAKGAAVTPNKKSATPGKKIVATPAKKGSATPAKKGAATLKTPVPVKGAKNGKNAKKEESEEEDEDEEDEEDSEEDEDDSEEEPAVLVKKSALASAKKPVPALAALSAEQESEEEEDDEEEDDEESEDEPMDITLAKGKKAVLAKTTLAKVTPVKIAKEESGDDEDDEDDDDDEEEDDDEEEDEETAQEIAGKRKKEMAKQKGTPDAKKKKTEEATFSLFMGNLNGNKDFDELKAAIRDFFAKKDLQVQEVRIGSSKRFGYVDFSSEAELDKALKLNGKKLMGLEIKLEKAKSRESIQENKKERDARTIFVKNLAYSITQEDLQEVFDNALEVRLVSKDGNSKGIAYIEFKSEADAEKAMEEKQGMEIEGRAIMLDYTGEKSHQDGRKSSGESKTLVVNNLSYDATEESLQEVFDKASAIRIPQNNQGRPKGYAFVEFATAEDAKEALNSCNNTEIEGRTIRLEFSTPGGQNRNFNARGGFAQQSKTLFVKGLSEETTEETLKESFEGSIGARIVTDRDTGSSKGFGFVDFSSPEDARAAKEAMEDGEIDGNKVTLDFAKPKGDGARGGGGFGRGGRGGRGGRGGFGGRGGRGGFGGRGGGFRGGRGGGGDHKPQGKKIKFDD, from the exons AATGTTAAAAATCAGCCTAAGCAAAAGAAAATGGCCCTTCCTCCTCCAAAGGAAGTTGATGAGAGTGGAGAGGattcttcagaagaggaggacagCAGTGAGGAAGAG ATGGTTCCCCAGAAGAAAGCAGTTACCCCAGCAAAAGGAGCTGCAGTTACTCCCAACAAAAAGTCAGCAACTCCTGGCAAGAAGATAGTGGCCACCCCAGCCAAAAAAGGATCAGCTACCCCAGCAAAGAAAGGAGCCGCTACACTAAAGACGCCGGTTCCTGTCAAAGGAGCAAAAAATGGGAAAAATGCAAAGAAAGAAGAGAGCGAAGAGGAGGATGAAGATGAGGAGGATGAGGAAGATAGTGAGGAGGATGAAG ATGACTCAGAGGAGGAGCCGGCAGTACTGGTAAAGAAAAGTGCGCTGGCGTCAGCAAAAAAACCTGTCCCTGCTCTAGCTGCTCTATCAGCTGAGCAAgagtctgaggaggaggaggatgacgaGGAGGAAGATGATGAAG AATCAGAAGATGAACCCATGGACATCACACTGGCTAAAGGAAAGAAAGCTGTGCTTGCAAAAACCACACTGGCAAAGGTCACACCAGTAAAGATTGCCAAGGAAGAGTCTGGGGATGACGAGGACGATGAGGATGATGACGACGACGAGGAGGAAGATGATGACGAGGAGGAAGACGAAG AAACTGCGCAAGAAATTGCTGGAAAGCGAAAGAAGGAAATGGCCAAGCAGAAGGGGACCCCAGATgctaagaaaaagaaaacagaag AAGCCACCTTCTCCCTCTTCATGGGCAATCTGAATGGAAACAAGGACTTTGATGAACTGAAGGCTGCCATCAGGGATTTCTTTGCCAAAAAGGATCTTCAAGTTCAAGAAGTCAGAATTGGCAGCTCAAA GAGGTTTGGCTATGTGGATTTCTCCTCAGAAGCTGAGCTGGATAAAGCACTTAAGCTAAATGGGAAGAAATTAATGGGCTTGGAAATAAAACTGGAAAAAGCAAAGAGTAGAGAGAGCATTCAAGAGaacaagaaag AGAGAGATGCAAGAACCATCTTTGTGAAGAACCTTGCTTACAGTATAACCCAAGAAGACCTGCAAGAAGTGTTTGACAATGCCCTGGAGgtcaggctggtgtccaaggatGGAAATAGCAAAGG gattgcttacattgaatttaaATCTGAGGCAGATGCAGAGAAAGCAATGGAGGAAAAACAAGGGATGGAGATTGAGGGCCGGGCCATCATGCTTGACTACACAGGCGAAAAGAGTCACCAGGATGGCAGGAAATCCA GTGGAGAGTCAAAGACCCTTGTTGTGAACAACCTCTCATATGATGCAACAGAAGAATCTCTTCAGGAAGTCTTTGACAAAGCTTCAGCAATCAGGATTCCACAGAACAACCAGGGAAGACCTAAAGG TTACGCATTTGTAGAATTTGCCACCGCTGAGGATGCTAAAGAAGCACTGAACTCTTGCAACAATACAGAAATTGAAGGCCGAACAATCAGGCTGGAATTCAGCACCCCAGGAGGACAAAACAGGAATTTCAATGCTAGAGGAGGATTTGCGC AGCAAAGCAAAACACTCTTTgtgaaaggcctgtctgaagaaacAACAGAAGAGACATTGAAAGAGTCATTTGAAGGCTCCATTGGTGCGAGAATAGTCACTGACAGAGACACTGGCTCATCCAAAGG GTTTGGCTTTGTGGACTTCAGCTCCCCAGAAGATGCCAGAGCAGCAAAGGAAgccatggaggatggagagattgaTGGGAACAAAGTGACCCTTGACTTTGCCAAGCCGAAGGGCGATGGGGCGCGTGGCGGTGGTGGCTTTGGTCGTGGAGGCAGAGGCGGACGGGGTGGCAGGGGAGGCTTCGGTGGCAGGGGTGGCAGAGGAGGATTTGGAG GCAGAGGCGGCGGCTTCAGAGGaggcagaggtggtggtggtgaccacAAACCACAAGGAAAAAAGATAAAATTTGATGACTAA